A window of Juglans regia cultivar Chandler chromosome 7, Walnut 2.0, whole genome shotgun sequence contains these coding sequences:
- the LOC108995064 gene encoding bifunctional 3-dehydroquinate dehydratase/shikimate dehydrogenase, chloroplastic-like isoform X2, whose protein sequence is MAMNPSNVLLASSSARKMASGGGRNGPTLVCAPIMAESVGKMVANMEKAKQGGADLVEIRLDSLKSFNPHEDLKNLIKECPLPTLFTYRPKWEGGQYDGDEKKRLDALRLAMEFGADYIDVEIQVAREFNDSIYGKKPEKFKVIVSSHNYVDTPSVENLGNLVARIQATGADIVKIATTAVEITDVARVFQITVHSQVPIIGIVMGEKGFISRILCPKFGGFLTFGTIESGIISAPGQPTMKELLHLYNFRLIGPDTKLFGIIGKPVHHSKSPMLYNEAFKSVGFNGVYVPLLVDDVANFFQTYSSADFSGFSCTIPHKEAALKCCDEVDPVAKSIGAVNCIIRRPTDGKLIGYNTDYVGAISAIEDGLRGSHNSNNTGDSPLAGKLFVVIGAGGAGKALAYGAKEKGARVVIANRTYDRAREIADTVGGDALSITDLDKFHPEDGMILANTTSIGMQPKVDETPIPKHALRSYSLVFDAVYTPKMTRLLREAEESGAVIVSGLEMFIGQAYDQFERFTGLPAPKELFRKTMANY, encoded by the exons ATGGCAAT GAACCCTAGCAACGTTCTG CTTGCTTCTTCTTCTGCCCGGAAAATGgcaagtggaggaggaaggaaTGGTCCAACTCTAGTTTGTGCTCCAATCATGGCGGAATCGGTGGGTAAGATGGTGGCTAATATGGAGAAGGCAAAACAAGGTGGTGCTGACCTTGTGGAGATCCGATTGGACAGTTTGAAGAGCTTCAATCCTCATGAAGATCTCAAAAACCTTATTAAAGAGTGCCCGTTGCCCACCCTATTCACTTACAG accaaaatggGAAGGTGGTCAGTATGATGGTGATGAAAAGAAGCGATTGGATGCCCTTCGATTAGCCATGGAGTTTGGAGCTGATTACATTGATGTTGAGATTCAG GTTGCTCGTGAATTCAATGATTCCATTTATGGAAAGAAGCCTGAAAAGTTCAAAGTCATTGTATCCTCTCACAATTATGTAGATACTCCATCTGTGGAGAACCTTGGCAACCTTGTGGCAAGAATACAAGCAACAGGTGCTGATATAGTGAAGATTGCAACAACTGCCGTGGAGATCACTGATGTGGCACGTGTTTTCCAAATAACTGTGCATTCTCAA GTTCCAATTATAGGAATTGTGATGGGTGAGAAGGGTTTCATCTCACGGATTCTGTGCCCGAAATTTGGTGGCTTTCTCACGTTTGGTACCATTGAGTCAGGAATAATTTCAGCTCCTGGTCAACCAACCATGAAGGAACTTTTACATCTATACAACTTCAGACTGATAGGACCAGATACCAAATTGTTTGGCATAATTGGGAAGCCCGTTCACCATAGCAAGTCACCTATGTTATACAATGAAGCATTTAAGTCAGTTGGTTTCAATGGAGTTTATGTACCTCTCTTGGTGGATGACGTTGCAAATTTTTTCCAGACATACTCATCTGCAGATTTTTCTGGATTCAG TTGTACAATTCCTCACAAGGAGGCTGCTCTAAAGTGCTGTGATGAGGTCGATCCAGTTGCAaag TCAATAGGAGCTGTGAATTGCATTATAAGGAGACCTACTGACGGGAAGTTAATTGGCTACAATACTGACTATGTTGGTGCAATTTCTGCCATTGAAGATGGACTAAGAG GTTCTCATAATAGCAACAATACTGGTGATTCACCCTTAGCTGGTAAGCTATTTGTGGTCATTGGTGCTGGAGGTGCTGGCAAGGCACTTGCTTATGGTGCAAAAGAAAAGGGAGCACGGGTAGTGATTGCAAATCGCACTTATG ACCGAGCTAGAGAGATTGCTGATACTGTTGGAGGAGATGCTTTATCTATTACTGATCTAGATAAATTCCATCCAGAGGATGGCATGATACTTGCAAACACAACATCTATTGGAATGCAACCAAAAGTTGATGAAACGCCCATTCCTAAG CATGCTCTGAGATCTTACTCACTAGTTTTTGATGCTGTTTACACCCCCAAAATGACTAGACTTTTGAGGGAAGCAGAGGAATCTGGAGCCGTAATTGTTTCAGGGTTGGAGATGTTCATCGGACAGGCATACGATCAGTTTGAGAGGTTCACTGGGTTGCCCG CCCCGAAGGAACTTTTTAGGAAAACTATGGCAAATTACTAG
- the LOC108995064 gene encoding bifunctional 3-dehydroquinate dehydratase/shikimate dehydrogenase, chloroplastic-like isoform X1, with amino-acid sequence MAMNPSNVLLASSSARKMASGGGRNGPTLVCAPIMAESVGKMVANMEKAKQGGADLVEIRLDSLKSFNPHEDLKNLIKECPLPTLFTYRPKWEGGQYDGDEKKRLDALRLAMEFGADYIDVEIQVAREFNDSIYGKKPEKFKVIVSSHNYVDTPSVENLGNLVARIQATGADIVKIATTAVEITDVARVFQITVHSQVSSVPIIGIVMGEKGFISRILCPKFGGFLTFGTIESGIISAPGQPTMKELLHLYNFRLIGPDTKLFGIIGKPVHHSKSPMLYNEAFKSVGFNGVYVPLLVDDVANFFQTYSSADFSGFSCTIPHKEAALKCCDEVDPVAKSIGAVNCIIRRPTDGKLIGYNTDYVGAISAIEDGLRGSHNSNNTGDSPLAGKLFVVIGAGGAGKALAYGAKEKGARVVIANRTYDRAREIADTVGGDALSITDLDKFHPEDGMILANTTSIGMQPKVDETPIPKHALRSYSLVFDAVYTPKMTRLLREAEESGAVIVSGLEMFIGQAYDQFERFTGLPAPKELFRKTMANY; translated from the exons ATGGCAAT GAACCCTAGCAACGTTCTG CTTGCTTCTTCTTCTGCCCGGAAAATGgcaagtggaggaggaaggaaTGGTCCAACTCTAGTTTGTGCTCCAATCATGGCGGAATCGGTGGGTAAGATGGTGGCTAATATGGAGAAGGCAAAACAAGGTGGTGCTGACCTTGTGGAGATCCGATTGGACAGTTTGAAGAGCTTCAATCCTCATGAAGATCTCAAAAACCTTATTAAAGAGTGCCCGTTGCCCACCCTATTCACTTACAG accaaaatggGAAGGTGGTCAGTATGATGGTGATGAAAAGAAGCGATTGGATGCCCTTCGATTAGCCATGGAGTTTGGAGCTGATTACATTGATGTTGAGATTCAG GTTGCTCGTGAATTCAATGATTCCATTTATGGAAAGAAGCCTGAAAAGTTCAAAGTCATTGTATCCTCTCACAATTATGTAGATACTCCATCTGTGGAGAACCTTGGCAACCTTGTGGCAAGAATACAAGCAACAGGTGCTGATATAGTGAAGATTGCAACAACTGCCGTGGAGATCACTGATGTGGCACGTGTTTTCCAAATAACTGTGCATTCTCAAGTAAGCAGC GTTCCAATTATAGGAATTGTGATGGGTGAGAAGGGTTTCATCTCACGGATTCTGTGCCCGAAATTTGGTGGCTTTCTCACGTTTGGTACCATTGAGTCAGGAATAATTTCAGCTCCTGGTCAACCAACCATGAAGGAACTTTTACATCTATACAACTTCAGACTGATAGGACCAGATACCAAATTGTTTGGCATAATTGGGAAGCCCGTTCACCATAGCAAGTCACCTATGTTATACAATGAAGCATTTAAGTCAGTTGGTTTCAATGGAGTTTATGTACCTCTCTTGGTGGATGACGTTGCAAATTTTTTCCAGACATACTCATCTGCAGATTTTTCTGGATTCAG TTGTACAATTCCTCACAAGGAGGCTGCTCTAAAGTGCTGTGATGAGGTCGATCCAGTTGCAaag TCAATAGGAGCTGTGAATTGCATTATAAGGAGACCTACTGACGGGAAGTTAATTGGCTACAATACTGACTATGTTGGTGCAATTTCTGCCATTGAAGATGGACTAAGAG GTTCTCATAATAGCAACAATACTGGTGATTCACCCTTAGCTGGTAAGCTATTTGTGGTCATTGGTGCTGGAGGTGCTGGCAAGGCACTTGCTTATGGTGCAAAAGAAAAGGGAGCACGGGTAGTGATTGCAAATCGCACTTATG ACCGAGCTAGAGAGATTGCTGATACTGTTGGAGGAGATGCTTTATCTATTACTGATCTAGATAAATTCCATCCAGAGGATGGCATGATACTTGCAAACACAACATCTATTGGAATGCAACCAAAAGTTGATGAAACGCCCATTCCTAAG CATGCTCTGAGATCTTACTCACTAGTTTTTGATGCTGTTTACACCCCCAAAATGACTAGACTTTTGAGGGAAGCAGAGGAATCTGGAGCCGTAATTGTTTCAGGGTTGGAGATGTTCATCGGACAGGCATACGATCAGTTTGAGAGGTTCACTGGGTTGCCCG CCCCGAAGGAACTTTTTAGGAAAACTATGGCAAATTACTAG
- the LOC108995064 gene encoding bifunctional 3-dehydroquinate dehydratase/shikimate dehydrogenase, chloroplastic-like isoform X3, giving the protein MASGGGRNGPTLVCAPIMAESVGKMVANMEKAKQGGADLVEIRLDSLKSFNPHEDLKNLIKECPLPTLFTYRPKWEGGQYDGDEKKRLDALRLAMEFGADYIDVEIQVAREFNDSIYGKKPEKFKVIVSSHNYVDTPSVENLGNLVARIQATGADIVKIATTAVEITDVARVFQITVHSQVSSVPIIGIVMGEKGFISRILCPKFGGFLTFGTIESGIISAPGQPTMKELLHLYNFRLIGPDTKLFGIIGKPVHHSKSPMLYNEAFKSVGFNGVYVPLLVDDVANFFQTYSSADFSGFSCTIPHKEAALKCCDEVDPVAKSIGAVNCIIRRPTDGKLIGYNTDYVGAISAIEDGLRGSHNSNNTGDSPLAGKLFVVIGAGGAGKALAYGAKEKGARVVIANRTYDRAREIADTVGGDALSITDLDKFHPEDGMILANTTSIGMQPKVDETPIPKHALRSYSLVFDAVYTPKMTRLLREAEESGAVIVSGLEMFIGQAYDQFERFTGLPAPKELFRKTMANY; this is encoded by the exons ATGgcaagtggaggaggaaggaaTGGTCCAACTCTAGTTTGTGCTCCAATCATGGCGGAATCGGTGGGTAAGATGGTGGCTAATATGGAGAAGGCAAAACAAGGTGGTGCTGACCTTGTGGAGATCCGATTGGACAGTTTGAAGAGCTTCAATCCTCATGAAGATCTCAAAAACCTTATTAAAGAGTGCCCGTTGCCCACCCTATTCACTTACAG accaaaatggGAAGGTGGTCAGTATGATGGTGATGAAAAGAAGCGATTGGATGCCCTTCGATTAGCCATGGAGTTTGGAGCTGATTACATTGATGTTGAGATTCAG GTTGCTCGTGAATTCAATGATTCCATTTATGGAAAGAAGCCTGAAAAGTTCAAAGTCATTGTATCCTCTCACAATTATGTAGATACTCCATCTGTGGAGAACCTTGGCAACCTTGTGGCAAGAATACAAGCAACAGGTGCTGATATAGTGAAGATTGCAACAACTGCCGTGGAGATCACTGATGTGGCACGTGTTTTCCAAATAACTGTGCATTCTCAAGTAAGCAGC GTTCCAATTATAGGAATTGTGATGGGTGAGAAGGGTTTCATCTCACGGATTCTGTGCCCGAAATTTGGTGGCTTTCTCACGTTTGGTACCATTGAGTCAGGAATAATTTCAGCTCCTGGTCAACCAACCATGAAGGAACTTTTACATCTATACAACTTCAGACTGATAGGACCAGATACCAAATTGTTTGGCATAATTGGGAAGCCCGTTCACCATAGCAAGTCACCTATGTTATACAATGAAGCATTTAAGTCAGTTGGTTTCAATGGAGTTTATGTACCTCTCTTGGTGGATGACGTTGCAAATTTTTTCCAGACATACTCATCTGCAGATTTTTCTGGATTCAG TTGTACAATTCCTCACAAGGAGGCTGCTCTAAAGTGCTGTGATGAGGTCGATCCAGTTGCAaag TCAATAGGAGCTGTGAATTGCATTATAAGGAGACCTACTGACGGGAAGTTAATTGGCTACAATACTGACTATGTTGGTGCAATTTCTGCCATTGAAGATGGACTAAGAG GTTCTCATAATAGCAACAATACTGGTGATTCACCCTTAGCTGGTAAGCTATTTGTGGTCATTGGTGCTGGAGGTGCTGGCAAGGCACTTGCTTATGGTGCAAAAGAAAAGGGAGCACGGGTAGTGATTGCAAATCGCACTTATG ACCGAGCTAGAGAGATTGCTGATACTGTTGGAGGAGATGCTTTATCTATTACTGATCTAGATAAATTCCATCCAGAGGATGGCATGATACTTGCAAACACAACATCTATTGGAATGCAACCAAAAGTTGATGAAACGCCCATTCCTAAG CATGCTCTGAGATCTTACTCACTAGTTTTTGATGCTGTTTACACCCCCAAAATGACTAGACTTTTGAGGGAAGCAGAGGAATCTGGAGCCGTAATTGTTTCAGGGTTGGAGATGTTCATCGGACAGGCATACGATCAGTTTGAGAGGTTCACTGGGTTGCCCG CCCCGAAGGAACTTTTTAGGAAAACTATGGCAAATTACTAG